The following proteins are co-located in the Haloplanus sp. HW8-1 genome:
- a CDS encoding sulfatase, translating to MSSDAPGNVLFVVMDTVRADHLTPYGYDRPTTPGLDDFAAEATVFEEAVAPAPWTLPVHASLFTGLYPSQHGADQENPYLDGVTTLAETVSAAGYDTACYSSNAWITPYTHLTDGFDAQDNFFEVMPRDLLSGPLARAWKTMNDNDRLRTLADKLVSLGNVAHEYLAGGEGADSKTPAVIDRTMEFVDDSEDWFAFINLMDAHLPYHPPDAFVDEFAPGVDSTVVCQNSKEYNSGARDIDDDEWRDIRNLYDAEIAHIDAQLTRLFDWLKERGEWADTTVVVCADHGELHGEHDLYGHEFGLYDPLVNVPLMVKHPALDADRRTDTVELLDLYHTVLDALDVPGGDSAPGETAVARDPTRSLLSGEYRAFDAAADPDPGQAAAPDGTVGFVEYSRPVVELKQLEEKAAAAGIDLPEESRFYARMRAARRPDAKYVRIDRIADEAYRLDVDPDETTNVAGDADAESPVHEVERVLAAFESDVGGAWTGAADADVTDDAVADMDDEAQERLRDLGYLE from the coding sequence ATGTCGAGCGACGCCCCCGGGAACGTCCTCTTCGTCGTCATGGATACGGTTCGGGCGGATCACCTGACGCCCTACGGCTACGACCGACCGACCACGCCCGGCCTCGATGACTTCGCCGCCGAGGCGACGGTGTTCGAGGAGGCCGTCGCCCCCGCCCCCTGGACGCTCCCGGTTCACGCCTCCCTCTTTACCGGTCTCTACCCCAGCCAACACGGCGCCGACCAGGAGAACCCCTATCTCGACGGCGTCACCACGCTCGCCGAGACGGTCTCCGCCGCCGGCTACGACACCGCCTGTTACTCCTCGAACGCCTGGATCACGCCCTACACCCACCTCACCGACGGCTTCGACGCCCAGGACAACTTCTTCGAGGTGATGCCCCGCGACCTGCTCTCCGGTCCGCTCGCCCGTGCGTGGAAGACGATGAACGACAACGACCGGCTTCGAACCCTTGCGGACAAACTCGTCTCGCTGGGGAACGTCGCCCACGAGTATCTGGCCGGCGGCGAGGGCGCCGACTCCAAGACCCCCGCCGTTATCGACCGCACCATGGAGTTCGTCGACGACTCGGAGGACTGGTTCGCCTTCATCAACCTGATGGACGCTCACCTCCCCTACCACCCCCCCGACGCGTTCGTCGACGAGTTCGCCCCCGGCGTCGACTCCACCGTCGTCTGCCAGAACTCCAAGGAGTACAATTCGGGCGCCCGCGACATCGACGACGACGAGTGGCGGGATATTCGAAACCTCTACGACGCCGAAATCGCCCACATCGACGCCCAACTCACTCGGCTGTTCGACTGGCTCAAGGAGCGTGGTGAGTGGGCGGACACGACCGTCGTCGTCTGTGCGGACCACGGCGAACTCCACGGGGAACACGACCTCTACGGCCACGAGTTCGGTCTCTACGACCCGCTGGTGAACGTCCCGCTCATGGTCAAACACCCCGCCCTCGACGCCGACCGCCGGACCGACACCGTCGAACTCCTGGATCTCTACCACACCGTCCTCGACGCCCTCGACGTCCCCGGCGGCGACTCCGCCCCCGGCGAGACGGCCGTCGCCCGCGACCCCACCCGCTCCCTGTTGTCCGGGGAGTACCGCGCCTTCGACGCCGCGGCCGACCCCGACCCCGGACAGGCGGCCGCCCCCGACGGGACCGTCGGCTTCGTCGAGTACTCCCGGCCGGTGGTCGAACTCAAGCAACTGGAGGAGAAGGCGGCGGCCGCGGGCATCGACCTCCCCGAGGAGTCCCGGTTCTACGCGCGGATGCGCGCCGCCCGGCGCCCCGACGCGAAGTACGTCCGGATCGATCGGATCGCCGACGAGGCCTACCGCCTCGACGTCGACCCCGACGAGACGACGAACGTGGCCGGCGACGCGGACGCCGAGTCGCCCGTTCACGAGGTCGAACGCGTCCTCGCCGCCTTCGAATCCGACGTCGGCGGCGCGTGGACCGGCGCCGCCGACGCCGACGTGACCGACGACGCCGTCGCGGACATGGACGACGAGGCCCAGGAGCGCCTGCGCGACCTGGGCTATCTGGAGTGA
- a CDS encoding DUF7556 family protein, whose protein sequence is MAPDVTAARGKGSDVMASVDEGPGLPEFVIADISRDDAWVSIQLADAPGLDDWR, encoded by the coding sequence ATGGCGCCCGACGTGACGGCAGCAAGGGGGAAGGGTTCGGATGTCATGGCCTCGGTCGACGAGGGGCCGGGACTCCCGGAGTTCGTCATCGCAGATATCTCCCGCGACGACGCCTGGGTATCGATCCAGCTCGCCGACGCCCCGGGCCTCGACGACTGGCGGTAA
- a CDS encoding CBS domain-containing protein — MHVADAMTPRADVVTVDLPGTRDDALEYLQERGFSSIPVVKATDDGEAYRGLVSRDDLIENPDEDQLALLMREVPTTTADADLVEVAHMMVAEGARRVPVVDGDGLDGMLTVTDVVRAIARGDVDGETAVGTLATRDVNTVYHETPLTVAERELRYANVPYAVVLDDDGRMTGMLTEVDIIEVARVVEGEDDTGESIANQDDEWMWEGIKAVGNRYYPTRNVEIPHEPVSTFMTGDLVTVSGRKTAKEVARLLLSNDIEQVPLVDGGTLAGIVRDVDLLEGV; from the coding sequence ATGCACGTAGCCGACGCGATGACTCCCCGCGCGGACGTCGTGACCGTCGACCTCCCGGGAACCCGGGACGACGCCCTCGAGTATCTGCAAGAGCGGGGCTTCTCGTCGATCCCCGTCGTCAAGGCGACCGACGACGGGGAGGCGTACCGCGGTCTCGTCTCGCGGGACGATCTCATCGAGAACCCCGACGAGGACCAGTTGGCCCTCCTGATGCGGGAAGTGCCGACGACGACGGCGGACGCCGACCTCGTCGAGGTGGCCCACATGATGGTCGCGGAGGGGGCCCGCCGGGTCCCCGTCGTCGACGGCGACGGCCTCGACGGCATGCTCACCGTGACGGACGTGGTCCGGGCCATCGCCCGTGGCGATGTGGACGGCGAGACGGCGGTCGGCACGCTCGCGACGCGGGACGTGAACACCGTCTACCACGAGACGCCGCTGACGGTCGCCGAACGCGAACTCCGCTACGCGAACGTTCCCTACGCCGTGGTCCTCGACGACGACGGCCGGATGACGGGGATGCTCACCGAGGTGGATATCATCGAGGTGGCCCGGGTCGTCGAGGGTGAGGACGACACCGGCGAGAGCATCGCCAACCAGGACGACGAGTGGATGTGGGAGGGGATCAAGGCCGTCGGCAACCGGTATTATCCCACCCGGAACGTCGAGATCCCGCACGAACCCGTGTCCACGTTCATGACCGGCGATCTGGTGACGGTCTCCGGCCGGAAGACGGCGAAGGAGGTCGCCCGCCTACTCCTCTCGAACGACATCGAACAGGTCCCCCTCGTCGACGGCGGGACGCTGGCGGGCATCGTCCGGGACGTGGATCTGCTGGAGGGCGTATGA
- the glyS gene encoding glycine--tRNA ligase, with protein MSDGADIAELAKRRGFFFGANEAYGGVAGFYTFGPEGAALKRNVEAAWRDRFTVREGNDEIESPTIAPEAVFEASGHLDGFDDMLVECGECGESHRADHLIEDASDIEEAESLPIPEVEELIAAYEVACPTCGAALAGRSIEEFNLMFATSIGPGSGQPGYLRPETAQGIFVEFPRLKEYARNTLPFGITQIGRAYRNEISPRKGIVRTREFTQAELEQFVDPDTDEPPLSRVADVPLRLYPADEQEDPDGEYVEATVREAVAEGIVASDWVAYYLGVAREWYERIGVDGDRFRFRQHLPGERAHYAADCWDAESEVSGAVEDHEDPADGDWIEIAGFAYRGDYDLSKHAEHGDDDFTVFQQYDEPRTVERAVVDPDMSVLGPAFGGQAGDVADALRDLAARDPDAFEGETVAVEVDGEEVTVDTDVANFRIEEQTEAGEHVTPHVVEPSFGVDRTVYTLLAHAYDEDRIDGEERTYLSLSPEVAPTDVAVFPLVGEAALEELADGVVADLRAAGLSVAHDDSGNIGRRYRRQDEVGTPLSVTVDHESVEEAPMTVTVRDRDTTAQVRVPVDELATELEGVLAAGGSFERLLETYDRVDTDVTRS; from the coding sequence ATGAGCGACGGCGCCGACATCGCGGAACTCGCAAAGCGCCGTGGCTTTTTCTTCGGTGCGAACGAGGCGTACGGCGGCGTCGCCGGCTTCTACACCTTCGGTCCCGAGGGTGCCGCGCTCAAGCGCAACGTCGAGGCGGCCTGGCGCGACCGGTTTACCGTCCGGGAGGGCAACGACGAGATCGAGTCGCCGACCATCGCGCCCGAGGCCGTCTTCGAGGCCTCCGGTCACCTCGACGGCTTCGACGACATGCTCGTCGAGTGTGGCGAGTGCGGCGAGAGCCACCGCGCCGACCACCTGATCGAGGACGCGAGCGATATCGAGGAGGCCGAGAGTCTGCCGATCCCGGAGGTCGAGGAACTGATCGCGGCGTACGAGGTGGCCTGTCCCACCTGTGGCGCGGCGCTCGCCGGTCGCTCGATCGAGGAGTTCAACCTCATGTTCGCGACGTCGATCGGCCCCGGGTCGGGCCAGCCGGGGTACCTCCGGCCGGAGACGGCCCAGGGTATCTTCGTCGAGTTCCCGCGCCTGAAGGAGTACGCCCGCAACACGCTCCCCTTCGGGATCACACAGATCGGCCGCGCGTACCGCAACGAGATCAGTCCCCGGAAGGGAATCGTCCGCACCCGCGAGTTCACGCAGGCGGAACTGGAGCAGTTCGTCGACCCCGACACGGACGAGCCACCGCTCTCCCGGGTGGCCGACGTCCCGCTCCGCCTGTACCCCGCCGACGAACAGGAGGACCCCGACGGCGAGTACGTCGAGGCGACGGTTCGCGAGGCGGTCGCGGAGGGCATCGTCGCGAGCGACTGGGTGGCCTACTATCTGGGCGTCGCCCGCGAGTGGTACGAGCGGATCGGCGTCGACGGCGATCGGTTCCGGTTTCGCCAGCACCTGCCCGGCGAGCGCGCCCACTACGCCGCGGACTGCTGGGACGCCGAGAGCGAGGTGAGCGGCGCGGTCGAGGACCACGAGGATCCGGCCGACGGCGACTGGATCGAGATCGCCGGCTTCGCCTACCGCGGCGACTACGACCTCTCGAAACACGCCGAACACGGCGACGACGACTTCACCGTCTTCCAGCAGTACGACGAACCGCGGACCGTCGAGCGAGCGGTCGTCGACCCCGATATGAGCGTCCTCGGCCCGGCGTTCGGCGGGCAGGCCGGCGACGTGGCCGACGCTCTGCGCGACTTGGCGGCGCGGGATCCCGACGCCTTCGAGGGCGAGACGGTGGCCGTCGAGGTGGACGGCGAGGAGGTGACCGTCGACACAGACGTGGCGAACTTCCGGATCGAGGAGCAGACGGAGGCGGGCGAACACGTCACGCCGCACGTGGTCGAGCCATCCTTCGGCGTCGATCGCACCGTCTACACGCTGCTCGCCCACGCCTACGACGAGGACCGAATCGACGGTGAGGAGCGGACCTACCTCTCGCTGTCGCCGGAGGTGGCGCCGACGGACGTGGCGGTCTTCCCGCTGGTGGGCGAGGCAGCACTGGAGGAACTAGCCGACGGCGTGGTGGCGGACCTGCGGGCCGCGGGCCTGTCGGTCGCCCACGACGACTCCGGCAACATCGGCCGACGCTACCGCCGACAGGACGAGGTGGGCACGCCGCTGTCGGTAACCGTCGACCACGAGAGCGTCGAGGAGGCGCCCATGACGGTGACGGTTCGCGATCGCGACACCACCGCACAGGTGCGCGTCCCGGTCGACGAACTCGCGACGGAGTTGGAGGGCGTCCTCGCCGCCGGCGGCTCATTCGAACGACTCCTCGAAACGTACGACCGCGTCGACACCGACGTCACGCGCTCCTGA
- a CDS encoding dolichol kinase, with product MGAELRRRAVHASGVGFPALYLLGLVEWRTLGYLLVVGSAVAAGLEVVRLLVGLDWAVYETLTREYERDNVAGYALYMFSMTAVAWAFDPLIAVPGMLMLVIGDPVSGLLGSNDAGRAKRAGVLAAMFVVCFSLATLVLVRGAALPRALLAAAVGAAGATVADGYTPVVRGYVLDDNLTIPPVACLGIWLVLRGLGG from the coding sequence ATGGGCGCCGAACTCCGGCGGCGGGCCGTCCACGCCAGCGGCGTCGGCTTTCCGGCGCTGTACCTGCTGGGGCTGGTCGAGTGGCGGACGCTCGGCTACCTCCTCGTCGTCGGCTCCGCCGTCGCCGCGGGACTGGAGGTGGTGCGACTACTGGTCGGCCTCGACTGGGCCGTCTACGAGACGCTCACCCGGGAGTACGAACGGGACAACGTCGCCGGCTACGCGCTCTACATGTTCAGCATGACCGCCGTCGCGTGGGCGTTCGATCCGCTCATCGCAGTCCCCGGGATGCTCATGCTCGTCATCGGCGACCCCGTGAGCGGTCTCCTGGGATCGAACGACGCGGGACGAGCCAAACGCGCTGGCGTCCTCGCGGCCATGTTCGTCGTCTGTTTCTCGCTGGCCACACTAGTCTTGGTGAGGGGCGCTGCGCTCCCGCGGGCGCTCCTCGCCGCGGCCGTCGGCGCGGCGGGCGCCACCGTCGCCGACGGCTACACCCCCGTCGTCCGTGGGTACGTCCTCGACGACAACCTCACCATCCCGCCGGTGGCCTGTCTGGGCATCTGGCTCGTCTTGCGTGGACTCGGGGGCTGA